The Pygocentrus nattereri isolate fPygNat1 chromosome 2, fPygNat1.pri, whole genome shotgun sequence genome has a window encoding:
- the zgc:194312 gene encoding olfactory receptor 10G3: protein MMPNQTQEDALSYVRVRVWASAAAFLILFFFNLLISWTIVREPRLRGHARFVLVLQLLVSASVYFALCFAFHLQLYLGAHLPPASCATLVTALTTSACSILLTITAMALDRYAAICFPLRYGYASRGAWPWLLGAFTWALAAVIPLCLYQKVHTEASKSCGRNTLKGGEVHKILLISACTLLILYSYARILWEGRRLGVLNRRNRAACRTIALHGTQLAVYILPNFVNFVLHVLRNNKSLSDAAKERFAVIAFVFFSLAQCIAPVVYGLRKEELLEQVGHRFPRLNCKLKSLLEWTVRAVHPHRRQQRERRMTSETLLSREISQTTV from the exons ATGATGCCGAACCAAACGCAGGAGGACGCATTGTCTTACGTGCGCGTGCGGGTGTGGGCGTCTGCGGCTGCCTTTCtcatcctcttcttcttcaaCCTGCTCATCAGTTGGACAATCGTGCGCGAGCCGCGGCTGCGCGGCCACGCGCGGTTCGTGCTCGTCCTCCAGCTGCTCGTGTCCGCGTCCGTCTACTTCGCCCTGTGTTTCGCCTTCCACCTCCAGTTGTACCTGGGCGCGCACCTGCCCCCCGCCTCGTGCGCCACGCTCGTCACGGCGCTCACCACGAGCGCCTGCAGCATCCTGCTGACCATCACGGCCATGGCGCTGGACCGCTACGCGGCCATCTGCTTCCCGCTGCGCTACGGCTACGCGAGCCGGGGCGCCTGGCCGTGGCTGCTGGGCGCGTTCACGTGGGCGCTCGCTGCAGTCATTCCGCTCTGCCTGTACCAAAAGGTGCACACAGAGGCCTCGAAGTCCTGCGGCCGCAACACGCTGAAAGGCGGCGAGGTGCACAAGATCCTGTTGATCTCCGCGTGCACGCTGTTGATCCTGTACAGCTACGCGCGCATCCTGTGGGAAGGGCGCCGCCTGGGCGTGCTGAACCGGCGCAACCGCGCGGCCTGCAGGACCATCGCGCTGCACGGCACGCAGCTGGCCGTCTACATCCTGCCCAACTTCGTCAACTTCGTTCTGCACGTGCTGAGAAACAACAAATCGCTCAGTGATGCCGCCAAGGAGCGCTTCGCTGTCATCGCCTTCGTCTTCTTCAGCCTGGCGCAGTGCATTGCGCCCGTCGTGTACGGACTGCGGAAAGAGGAGCTGCTCGAACAGGTGGGGCACCGCTTCCCCCGCCTGAACTGCAAGCTCAAGAGCCTCCTGGAGTGGACAGTCAGGGCGGTCCATCCTCACAGAAGACAGCAAAG GGAAAGGAGAATGACATCAGAGACTCTTCTATCAAGGGAGATATCACAGACAACTGTATAA